One Eremothecium cymbalariae DBVPG#7215 chromosome 2, complete sequence DNA window includes the following coding sequences:
- the PEX28 gene encoding Pex28p (similar to Ashbya gossypii ADL136C), producing MCSEYGEKERLYQKKIRKMQSGDDVNNCVSPGFRGDKRKSLIGHYLARKYEKVLSIEGKLSKEHGDDGVISNREMIANIAVSLFDATWERLKVGKDSRAKSIDDDFEEFAMKHELESISDSFWLDENFREESEGGDISADDVDVGNSRNVKGGGSSSKLKKIHSVEGHDHFVDILLDKMISALLPDDLPEREQFTQRVHEPGRRKSHPISVVIMSRNLKIMTAKLGLLFEFQDSIIRLITWRNPSGTITALMLFSFICFNPMLLPIISLGYVLFGLMIPGYLHRHPLRRNFYLTKRVYGKSLLVTVATGGKPSNWQGHDNVLEYDYNNLHTEGEDWERAQNIRQTLEFIVNLRDLQNLMTATVLATENLEKFVYGDAGFKNERRSTILFLSGLLALVVLWCMSPFINWSVTASVGAWAGLLTLHPRVLPKLTDFINEEQIEKGKEVMENVEKYDIILDEQPEVRYLEVFEIYKQGLTPQQWDFYTISSHVFDPMDKYRKSQTPPPGVTSLEFVTAPSTWCFDKNSEWVVDKNVEVWANERGLSLAIDGEFLVDDAFKRKRLTRKVVRYANPARKPAYR from the coding sequence ATGTGTAGTGAATACGGTGAGAAAGAGAGATTgtaccaaaaaaaaatcaggAAAATGCAAAGCGGTGATGATGTTAACAATTGTGTCAGTCCGGGGTTTAGGGGTGATAAGCGGAAATCTTTGATTGGACATTATTTGGCAAGGAAGTACGAGAAGGTGTTGTCTATTGAGGGTAAGTTGAGTAAGGAGCATGGTGATGATGGAGTGATATCGAACCGGGAGATGATCGCTAATATTGCGGTTTCTTTGTTTGATGCTACTTGGGAGCGCCTCAAGGTTGGGAAGGATAGCCGGGCGAAGtctattgatgatgattttgaggAGTTTGCGATGAAGCATGAGCTGGAGAGTATTTCCGATAGTTTTTGGCTGGATGAGAACTTTAGGGAGGAGTCTGAGGGGGGCGATATTTCTGCggatgatgttgatgttggTAATTCCAGGAATGTAAAAGGTGgtggcagcagcagtaaaCTAAAGAAGATACATAGTGTAGAAGGACATGATcattttgttgatattttgttggATAAGATGATTTCTGCTCTATTGCCTGATGATTTGCCCGAAAGGGAGCAATTTACGCAGCGGGTTCATGAGCCTGGAAGACGGAAGAGCCATCCTATTTCTGTTGTTATAATGTCCCggaatttgaaaatcatgACTGCCAAATTGGGTCTTCTTTTCGAATTCCAGGACTCGATCATTAGGCTTATAACATGGAGGAATCCTTCGGGGACAATTACTGCATTAATGTTGTTTTCGTTTATTTGCTTCAATCCTATGCTGTTACCTATTATCTCATTAGGTTATGTTCTTTTTGGATTAATGATTCCTGGTTACCTACACAGGCATCCATTAAGACGCAATTTCTACCTGACCAAACGTGTATATGGAAAATCCTTGTTGGTTACTGTGGCTACTGGAGGGAAACCCTCCAATTGGCAGGGTCATGATAATGTGCTAGAGTATGATTATAATAATTTGCATACAGAAGGTGAGGATTGGGAAAGGGCTCAAAATATCAGGCAGACGTTGGAATTTATCGTGAATTTGCGTGACTTACAAAACTTAATGACAGCTACAGTACTGGCTACTGAGAACTTGGAGAAGTTTGTTTATGGCGACGctggttttaaaaatgaacGCAGGTCCACGATCTTGTTCCTATCTGGCCTCTTGGCACTTGTAGTTTTATGGTGTATGTCTCCGTTTATCAACTGGTCTGTTACTGCTAGTGTTGGAGCGTGGGCAGGATTATTAACGCTGCATCCAAGAGTACTGCCTAAATTGACTGATTTTATAAACGAAGAACAGATTGAAAAAGGTAAAGAAGTAATGGAGAATGTCGAgaaatatgatattattcTGGATGAACAGCCGGAAGTAAGATATTTGGAagtatttgaaatatacaAACAGGGTCTAACTCCGCAGCAGTGGGACTTTTATACTATCTCATCACATGTTTTTGATCCGATGGACAAATACAGAAAATCGCAAACCCCACCCCCAGGTGTAACAAGCTTAGAATTTGTAACCGCACCGTCTACTTGGTGCTTTGACAAAAACTCAGAATGGGTGGTTGATAAAAATGTTGAAGTTTGGGCAAATGAGCGAGGACTTTCATTGGCCATAGATGGCGAATTTTTGGTAGATGATGCgtttaaaagaaaacgtTTGACGAGAAAAGTGGTAAGATACGCCAACCCTGCACGCAAACCGGCATATAGGTAA
- the MTC6 gene encoding Mtc6p (similar to Ashbya gossypii ADL137W), which produces MQWSIVVWIWCLRLPFVRCIDNWVSMSAETSGALWLQRDIMGNVSIDQVPLVGVDIKKVISVYGEDQRTALLTLSKLLEVGVQALVVNVEYDNDVGRWLIEDCKLSFSDIIGLLHNHILQTEQNMYASQLVLLLKISGLANTTMDFQSLADDLRQSYPYIYSKPNGDTKNKLLSEADSNLEWPTLNDFFYNDQKRLVIAFLDDKSYGDVPGVFESSILHLVTDNSTITCPIGNLDDIIEQTNQSWRFLYSEFQPEHIQHFIRCGYSPIIANNYDLSNISGIVPLIQSAISWPWSDELSIASDNSKSISKSLTDRCASFSYNASTQAGYWKLSNCYERLKVICSSKDQPHMWHLNDSFNQLEASENTYFSSFDSAVCPENYQVGLPKTPMERISLQKYLADVGSPDADFWIDLNSISVKNCWVTGGPLARCAYVTFIPTRSFSRMFYPACVVLLIITLIIILLDLVRIPIQDNRKGWKRIVNTYAKSEIEGVPS; this is translated from the coding sequence ATGCAATGGTCTATTGTGGTGTGGATATGGTGTTTAAGATTACCGTTTGTTCGTTGTATCGACAATTGGGTTAGTATGTCAGCTGAGACAAGTGGAGCCCTCTGGTTGCAGAGAGACATAATGGGTAACGTTTCAATAGACCAGGTTCCCCTAGTCGGTgtagatattaaaaaagttaTATCTGTGTATGGAGAAGATCAAAGAACAGCTTTATTGACTTTAAGTAAGCTATTAGAGGTAGGGGTTCAGGCTTTGGTTGTGAATGTAGAATATGACAACGATGTAGGTCGATGGCTCATAGAGGATTGCAAGCTAAGCTTTTCGGATATTATAGGTTTATTACATAACCATATTTTGCAGACTGAGCAGAATATGTATGCAAGCCAGCTGGTGttattattgaagatttctGGATTGGCAAACACTACGATGGATTTTCAGTCACTGGCAGATGACCTGCGACAGTCGTATCCCTACATATATTCCAAACCAAACGGAGATACCAAAAATAAGCTTTTAAGTGAGGCAGATTCTAATTTAGAATGGCCCACATTAAATGACTTTTTTTATAACGATCAGAAAAGATTGGTTATTGCCTTTTTGGATGACAAATCATATGGAGACGTTCCTGGGGTTTTTGAATCATCGATTTTACATCTGGTTACGGATAATAGTACTATAACCTGCCCTATTGGGAATTTAGATGATATAATTGAGCAAACGAACCAATCATGGAGATTTCTGTATTCGGAGTTTCAACCTGAACATATACAGCACTTTATCAGATGTGGGTATTCCCCGATAATTGCGAATAATTATGATTTAAGCAACATCAGTGGTATAGTGCCATTAATCCAATCAGCAATCAGTTGGCCATGGTCGGATGAGCTATCTATTGCCTCCGATAACAGTAAGAGCATAAGCAAATCGTTGACTGATAGATGTGCTTCTTTTAGTTATAACGCTTCTACTCAGGCAGGATACTGGAAACTATCTAACTGCTACGAAAGGCTAAAAGTTATTTGCAGTTCTAAAGATCAACCACATATGTGGCACCTAAATGATTCCTTCAATCAACTAGAAGCATCCGAGAATACTTATTTCTCATCATTTGATTCTGCTGTTTGTCCTGAGAACTATCAGGTTGGATTGCCTAAGACCCCTATGGAACGAATCTCCCTTCAGAAGTATTTGGCAGATGTTGGTTCCCCAGATGCTGATTTCTGGATAGATTTGAATTCTATATCGGTTAAAAATTGTTGGGTTACAGGAGGACCGTTAGCAAGGTGTGCTTACGTTACCTTTATACCAACTAGGAGTTTTTCAAGGATGTTTTATCCAGCATGCGTTGTTTTGTTAATAATTACAttgattattattttattggaCCTGGTTAGGATCCCAATTCAAGATAATAGAAAAGGCTGGAAACGAATTGTAAACACTTACGCAAAGTCAGAGATTGAAGGAGTCCCTTCATAG
- the DIE2 gene encoding dolichyl-P-Glc:Glc(2)Man(9)GlcNAc(2)-PP-dolichol alpha-1,2- glucosyltransferase (similar to Ashbya gossypii ADL138C): MPSEQNVNNSESPELSTELGRDIERQVITGIIINILAWPLLFFCAIYVSYKFNTSWVPHPFIDEIFHLNQTVKYIGGHWGTWDPKITTPPGLYVIGWLEYHVMRWVTSWNILSILRFANLVGGMVIWSWVVLRPLYLFNAIGFWPITLISFPLMVNYYFLYYTDVWSTIFIVESMTLALTLPFGEKLSIRASALCGLISCFFRQTNIVWNGFVMLLVLERRALIQKDFNNFHINNYLKLMLHGIENFSSLVLPYAINFLLFIAFLVYNKSLALGDKSSHVAGFHLVQMFYCFMFITFFSLPIWLSGNFLRRYIIRFLQRPLIVIFETLGIMLAIRMFTVLHPFILADNRHFTFYLMRKLIGRNRFFKYVVMAPIYHFSTFVYLEVLRPSTLYFHPILPVKIRNPADLPLQLSHITWTALIICTFVTIVPSPLFEPRYYILPYLFWRVFVEVSPEPFFNEPSQERIVVGNPRRLAFEFWWFMLINTITISIFARYPFPWNTEPHLQRIIW; encoded by the coding sequence ATGCCATCTGAACAGAATGTGAATAACAGCGAGTCGCCAGAGTTGAGTACCGAACTAGGCAGAGACATCGAGAGACAGGTAATTACTGGTATCATTATAAACATACTCGCTTGGCCattattgtttttttgtgCGATATATGTATCGTATAAGTTTAACACCAGCTGGGTTCCTCATCCGTTTATCGatgaaatatttcatttgaACCAAACTGTGAAGTATATTGGTGGACATTGGGGGACTTGGGATCCCAAAATTACTACACCCCCAGGGTTGTATGTGATTGGTTGGTTGGAATATCATGTAATGAGGTGGGTAACTTCATGGAATATACTTTCAATATTAAGATTTGCAAATCTAGTTGGTGGAATGGTTATATGGAGTTGGGTGGTATTGAGAccattatatttatttaatgcTATAGGTTTCTGGCCCATTACCTTAATTTCATTTCCATTGATGGTAAATTATTACTTTTTATACTATACAGATGTTTGGTCCACAATATTTATTGTGGAGTCGATGACTTTGGCGTTGACTTTACCGTTTGGCGAGAAATTGAGCATCAGGGCTAGCGCATTATGTGGATTGATTAGTTGTTTCTTTAGACAAACCAATATTGTATGGAATGGATTCGTCATGTTGTTGGTTCTTGAGCGGAGAGCTTTAATTCAAAAGGATTTCAATAACTTCCATATTAACAATTACTTGAAGTTAATGCTCCATGGTATTGAGAACTTTAGTTCATTGGTATTGCCTTATGCAATAAACTTCTTACTTTTCATTGCATTTTTGGTATACAATAAATCTTTGGCATTGGGTGATAAGTCTAGCCATGTTGCAGGTTTCCACCTAGTTCAGATGTTCTACTGTTTTATGTTCATTACATTTTTCAGTCTACCAATCTGGCTTTCTGGTAATTTTCTACGCAGATACATCATTCGGTTCCTCCAAAGACCTCTAATTGtgatatttgaaactttaGGAATTATGTTGGCAATCAGGATGTTTACTGTGCTACACCCTTTCATTTTAGCGGATAATCGTCATTTTACCTTTTATCTCATGAGAAAGTTAATTGGTCGTAAtagattcttcaaatatgttGTAATGGCTCCCATTTATCACTTCTCTACTTTTGTCTACTTAGAAGTGTTAAGACCATCAACGCTATATTTCCATCCAATATTGCCAGTGAAGATTAGGAACCCAGCAGATTTGCCTCTTCAGTTATCTCATATTACATGGACTGCACTAATCATCTGTACATTCGTTACCATTGTACCATCTCCATTATTTGAACCGCGGTACTATATTTTACCCTATTTGTTCTGGAGAGTGTTCGTCGAAGTGTCTCCTGAACCTTTCTTCAACGAACCAAGCCAGGAAAGGATTGTAGTTGGAAATCCTAGACGATTGGCTTTTGAGTTTTGGTGGTTCATGTTGATAAATACTATTACAATATCTATATTTGCTAGATATCCCTTTCCTTGGAATACAGAGCCACATTTACAAAGGATCATTTGGTAA
- the SMI1 gene encoding Smi1p (similar to Ashbya gossypii ADL139W), producing the protein MEGLKRTWRQIVYTFSTEDRYAGFNPNEGTQGGGLSAGTDGFDSVNGSQIQLNELVDGGEVGGNDGVSESLLAWRHIDSWCSEHNPDLYATLSSPCTKNDISRAERDLAITFPAAVRASLRIHDGQEDIESMQGASGLIYGLKLMSLDEIAHMTQTWRNVAAKLQREAVKMEQRRMEESSTNLLKPGLTPQAVKQKGYGKVENQDYNNNPHLHKDISQNYNKQFKMDKIPKQGSIPPLAVQPVYAHPGWIPMVTDQAGNHIGVDLAPGPKGKYAQVILFGRDFDTKFVVADNWGDFLLNFVNDLEKGNWVFVDNTDDYLNGEGDLMFIDKSTRGPILEYMGVLKKRVWDNWQKTKPMVSAPGSASNASNPALTASVVSTTDLASRSDTNGGIFASNPSVDASMSPESVSYNQVPEVIVEESNLRINGSSDILKDMKDERKSPTATEESVVDTKSAEKNEAKSSTNTVEEGENQKDSLIEINHKEAKDAEQDLKPAEDFAVEKLQDEFENVAL; encoded by the coding sequence ATGGAAGGGTTAAAGCGGACTTGGAGACAGATAGTCTACACTTTTAGTACAGAAGATCGGTACGCTGGATTCAATCCGAATGAGGGCACACAGGGAGGAGGTTTGTCAGCGGGAACGGATGGGTTTGATTCTGTGAATGGGTCGCAGATCCAGTTGAATGAGCTTGTGGATGGTGGGGAAGTTGGGGGAAACGATGGTGTGAGTGAAAGTTTGTTGGCGTGGAGACACATTGATAGTTGGTGTAGTGAGCACAACCCGGATCTATATGCTACGTTGAGTTCGCCCTGTACCAAGAATGATATCAGCCGAGCTGAGCGAGATTTGGCGATTACATTTCCAGCTGCAGTTCGTGCATCGCTTCGGATACATGATGGGCAGGAGGATATCGAGTCTATGCAAGGAGCCTCTGGGTTGATTTATGGGCTAAAGTTGATGAGTCTTGATGAAATAGCGCATATGACACAAACATGGAGAAACGTTGCAGCCAAGTTGCAGAGAGAAGCTGTGAAGATGGAGCAGAGGAGAATGGAAGAGTCTTCGACCAACTTGCTGAAGCCTGGGCTGACGCCACAGGCTGTTAAACAGAAGGGGTATGGTAAGGTGGAGAATCAGGATTACAACAACAATCCACATCTGCATAAGGACATTTCTCAGAACTATAATAAACAATTTAAGATGGACAAGATTCCAAAACAGGGATCTATTCCTCCATTAGCTGTACAGCCTGTTTACGCACATCCAGGCTGGATCCCTATGGTAACCGATCAGGCAGGTAACCACATTGGTGTTGATTTGGCACCAGGACCCAAAGGTAAATATGCTCAGGTTATCTTGTTTGGTAGGGATTTTGACAccaaatttgttgttgcggACAACTGGGGTGactttttgttgaatttcGTTAATGACTTGGAGAAGGGAAACTgggtttttgttgataacaCTGATGACTATTTGAATGGCGAGGGCGATTTGATGTTTATCGACAAGTCCACAAGAGGACCTATCTTGGAATACATGGGcgttttaaaaaagagagTTTGGGACAATTGGCAGAAGACTAAGCCAATGGTATCTGCTCCTGGTTCTGCCTCTAATGCTTCGAACCCTGCATTGACTGCTTCTGTGGTTAGTACTACTGATTTAGCTAGCCGTTCTGACACGAATGGTGGTATTTTTGCATCAAATCCTTCAGTAGACGCTTCTATGTCTCCCGAATCGGTATCTTACAACCAAGTACCAGAGGTCATAGTTGAAGAGTCAAACTTAAGAATAAATGGTAGCtctgatattttgaaagatatgAAGGATGAACGAAAATCACCAACAGCAACCGAAGAATCAGTGGTTGATACTAAGTCAGCAGAGAAGAATGAAGCCAAGAGTTCCACGAATACTGTTGAGGAAGGAGAGAATCAGAAAGACTCTCTGATTGAAATAAATCACAAAGAAGCGAAAGATGCAGAGCAGGATTTAAAACCTGCGGAAGATTTTGCTGTCGAGAAACTACaagatgaatttgaaaatgtaGCATTATGA
- the BNS1 gene encoding Bns1p (similar to Ashbya gossypii ADL140C) has protein sequence MQATTGTLSTTTGTKLSVGVDQTHKSSTKTTKASTDVTAKPVPPSALSKSVPKASLKPLGVAASKFQPLHQKPANALNVHPLTGSASFVHKSIHKSMFKKQLPSQHLKDKFASPTDSLLSPCSQKLNDHKSKLFKAKLNPTRLNFTTTANAADDSDEDIDDI, from the coding sequence ATGCAAGCTACTACTGGCACGTTATCTACGACGACTGGCACGAAGTTATCGGTAGGAGTAGACCAGACTCATAAGAGCTCTACCAAGACGACAAAAGCATCCACAGATGTCACGGCGAAACCTGTTCCACCATCTGCCCTCAGCAAGAGTGTGCCCAAGGCATCTTTGAAGCCTCTAGGAGTTGCAGCGAGTAAATTTCAGCCTTTACATCAGAAGCCCGCTAATGCCTTGAATGTGCATCCATTGACGGGGTCAGCATCTTTTGTTCACAAAAGTATCCACAAGTCGATGTTTAAGAAGCAGCTTCCATCGCAGCACCTCAAGGATAAGTTTGCTTCTCCCACAGACAGCTTGCTTTCGCCTTGCTCTCAAAAGTTGAATGATCACAAGTCGAAGCTATTCAAGGCCAAGCTGAATCCGACTAGGTTGAATTTCACCACGACAGCGAACGCTGCTGATGACAGCGATGaggatattgatgatatttaG
- the NAS6 gene encoding Nas6p (similar to Ashbya gossypii ADL142C) has protein sequence MEEQSNEFALHQACMNGDIKKVQDLLEGNSALVNMKDEDGRHPIHWAISSQHAGIVELLLLYMKKMDLDSLLDDSDWSPMHVASAVGDYEIFVMLLNHDIKPLLDESTSQGTTPLHLACSKKHQKIVSSLIERGASVRTKDKYQRMALHRACASGCIAVVKLLCDARHPVNSRDVNGWPPLFHALSEGHADVAVLLVQEYGAEWEEVKSNSGETALDVAVDKNVREYFLKHVV, from the coding sequence ATGGAGGAGCAGTCGAATGAGTTTGCATTACATCAAGCTTGTATGAATGGAGATATAAAGAAGGTTCAAGACCTATTAGAGGGGAATAGCGCTTTAGTCAACAtgaaggatgaagatggaaGGCACCCTATTCACTGGGCAATATCATCTCAACATGCAGGTATTGTTGAATTGTTGCTATTGtatatgaagaaaatggaTCTAGATTCGCTGCTTGATGATTCGGATTGGTCGCCTATGCATGTTGCATCAGCGGTAGGGGACTATGAGATATTTGTGATGTTGTTGAATCACGATATTAAGCCGTTGCTAGATGAGTCTACAAGTCAAGGGACTACGCCGTTACATCTTGCGTGCTCTAAGAAACACCAGAAGATAGTTAGCAGCTTAATTGAGAGGGGAGCTTCGGTGCGTACGAAAGATAAGTATCAGAGGATGGCTTTACATAGGGCATGCGCGTCAGGATGCATTGCTGTAGTGAAGCTGCTGTGTGATGCGCGACATCCTGTTAACTCCAGAGATGTTAATGGCTGGCCTCCATTGTTCCATGCTTTGTCGGAGGGCCATGCTGACGTTGCTGTTTTGCTAGTGCAGGAGTACGGTGCAGAATGGGAAGAGGTGAAGAGCAATTCTGGTGAGACGGCACTAGATGTTGCAGTTGATAAGAACGTGCGAGAATATTTCTTGAAGCACGTCGTTTAG